AGTGTTGTTATATTCATTTGACATTCTGGATGGGGGGAAATTCCCATGTATTCCAACTTTTTTACAGTAAAATGTATGCAAAGTAAATTGCTCTTGCCAGATCTGTAACTATCATTCCGGTCAAATATTTTTAACAGTTTCCTTTTCCATTTTATTTACTCCTTTGACGTAGTTCAAATTACAGTATAACATGAGTACATGACTACATGTCCTTATCAATGTTTCTTTCCAACTTGTTAGATTTTTCTCCTGACATGGTGTTTTCTCTTCCTACTTTATActctttcatttctttcttttttttttttgaaaggtaaattTTGTTCACATACACCTCGACAAATTTTATACTCTTTAATTTCTTATCGTCTTCtatttaaatatgtaatatattgTGTGACTTTCATTTAAGTGTTAATTTAGGAACTATAACTTATGTAGCTCACTCTTTTCTGTAGGCATCTTCTGTAAAACCTCAAGATTTCGCTGCTTTACCTGACAATGGTTCACAGGCTTCCATCACCTCGCAGTTGGGACATCAACCTTCTTCTAAAGGTTTGTATTTTGAACTTGTTAAATTTCGAGAAGTAAAGTCTATCGAATTGATTAGGAATTAGGATATATCTACTTTCATAATCACCTTATCACGGGACTAGGATGTATATGTGCATCATTTGCTGTTTTCCAGAATAGCAGTAATACTGACTTCTTAATACCTAATTTTTCTCTTTCCCATTTTTAGCTTACTTTTTATTTGACCCGTTATTAATAAAACACTAGCCAAGTTGGCCCATTTATGAGTTAATGGATAAAGTTGCCAACTTTAGTCATCAACATACATACCAAGATTACAAGATATGAATTTCTCATTTCTGTATCTAGATAGGAACAAAGAATACACATAAGTTGGCCTGAGATCTAATCATACAAGATCATAAGATATCCTTTTCAGAAGTGAGACATTCAATTTATCAATTGTGTTTGTGATTTCATTGTGGCTTTTGTTTAGGTTAAAAGAATATTGTTATTAATTTGTTCTATTGCTTTGGTAGTCTCAGATTTTGATACAAAGCTACCAGGTAAGGATGGTAACGGACCTGTTGCGATCCCTTCCTTGCCTGCTATACAAAAGAAACCTACAATTCCAGTGAAGTCAGCGACAAGTGGGTCATCACGAGAACTGTCAGATGATGACGAGCTTGATGGAGATACTGAAACAACTCAGAATATGGACCCTACAGATGTTAAACGTGTTAGAAGGTAAGATGTATATGTGGTGAAGTGCTTTGAGTGATGGATAAAAATGGTttcatttaaaacaaaaatagatgTTTGGTTTGAGCTCccctttttgttttgttttatgtaaTGGTGATCCACTTTTGTTTTTTCACATACAGCCCTCTATGTGTTTGTAAATAGGGCTGTACATCAGTACAAAGATGGAAGCATATTTCCTGGCTGATTTAAAACGCTATTAATCTTAAACTGGATTATGAACTGGACTTGAACTCTGGGCTAAAGGATTGAAGCCTAAGCTGCTTAATagacattgtttttttttgaagtaaaagtaaaaaaaaaaaaaaaagggagtcATGTTTTGGAGCACACTGAAAGTCTGGGACTGTGAACTGTAACTAGATTGGTTTGTTTGGTATAACTGGAAACGAATACCACAACTATACTGGTTCTGGATCTGGACCTGACAGAACGGTTTGCCGCTTTTCTTATTTGTCTTTAGTTTTACATTCGTCCAGTAAATACTGTACATTAGTTTTACATTTGTCCAGTAAACAATTAAGTACATTGTCTAATCTGGGCGACTTTAAAACATCTGAGCGCTTCCTTTTGGttaagttttcaattttttcaagTTTGACCTGTTATTAATCAGTTATATCTCAACTTGAACCATTTTtgtataaatgaataaaatttacCGACACTGCTATCAGCATGCTAAATCGTGCGTGAACTGTGTAGATGATGCATGTCATATATTTCATGCTATTTTCTTCCCTGTACTGAAAGGTCTGAGACTgtatgtcatatttttttttcagaaTGTTATCGAACAGAGAATCTGCTAGACGTTCAAGAAGAAGAAAGCAGGCCCATTTGACTGAGCTTGAGACACAGgtctattattaatattttcctagttataataaaaatacacaAGCAGCATAATAGAATCCTCTATCTATGCTTGTTTCTAGGTTTCTCAATTGAGGGTTGAAAATTCATCATTATTGAAGCGTCTCACCGACATAAGTCAAAAGTACAATGAAGCTGCGGTTGATAATAGAGTTCTTAAAGCTGATGTTGAGACAATGAGAGCAAAGGTCAGTGCTTCATGcttattaatttagttttaactATAACTACTTTGGTACTTGTCATTTTGTTGCCTGTTTTCTCCGTACATGGATAACTTTGGTTGCGGAATACTTACAAGGATCACATATTAGGGTGTGTTTTGTTCAAGGGTATGACAGTATTTGCCTACCTCAAGGTTTGGGTTAAAAGGAATACTCACAAGAAATACTAGGGTTTGAGAGATATGGATTAAATGATTGATACTCAGAAAAGTTGGGAATCCTTGATCCCTATCTCGAGGGTTGGGTTAAAAGTGCACTCCCAACCATTCCACGGTATTATAAGAGCATAAGACTCATTCTCATAGTGATTCCTTACTGCAAACTAAGAGCTACCCGGAACACGCACCAACTCCCTGGCTTCCTGCTTCCCTTTGCAACTTTTAGCCATGCATGTAGAAAAGGATACTTTACTAAAACTAACTGgcttaattttgtttattgttttagTTTGTGTGTCCCTTTTATTGATTTGGGGTTAAATAAAACTCGATCAGCATGTGGAGGGAAAATGAGAAGAAATGAAGTTGCTGATTGTATGTGTTAAAATTACTTTCCAGCAAGTAGATTGACAAATTTAAGTAGAAGTTGAGTGACTTAACGGGTTCCCTTTTAACTCATATTTAAGTTTTACTGTTTGACCGTACTGAATAAAGTATAATCCAAGTTAACCCATTTTTACATAGATAGAACCTGATGTTTTTGAAGAACATATACAGGTGAAGATGGCTGAAGAAAGTGTGAAAAGAATTACTGGCTTTAACCCAATGGTTCAAGCGATGTCTGACATGTCAACAATGGGTCCCATTCCATCCTATTCTTGTAGCCCATCTGATGCATCGGCAGACACTACGGTTCCTGTACGAGATGACATGAAACACCAATCCTTCTACCAGGGACAACCTACTCCTCCCGCCACCAATCACCACATACCAAACACCCAAGTGCCCCAAAATACTATGGTAAACCTCCCGCCAGTAGAAAACGTTCAACACCCAAATGCTGTGATTTCAGAGGTGGGACAGCAGAAGATAGGTAGGACAGCTTCAATGCAACGCGTAGCCAGTTTGGAACATTTGCAGAAACGGTTTCGTGGAGATGTTGGAGGCTCGTCTTGTGGGACCACTCAAGGTGGGGGTGACCGCTAGCAATATGATTGGAATCCATCCCTAACTGAAAAGGTACCCTTGGGAATGATGTACCCGATCTTTTATTGTCATTCTTATGTGCAGTAGCTTGCTTGATCAGAGAGCTTGATTTTGGAATTATTTTGTGTCAAATATCAGTTGGTGTTCAGTTATTTAAACTGTGCATATTCCTTCCCTCCATTGAACAAATTCCTTGATCTTCATTGAACAACTGAAACATGAAATGTAACCAGTTAAATTTGTATGTTTCTAGACTTGCTTAG
The Erigeron canadensis isolate Cc75 chromosome 2, C_canadensis_v1, whole genome shotgun sequence DNA segment above includes these coding regions:
- the LOC122587036 gene encoding light-inducible protein CPRF2-like isoform X2; its protein translation is MDRMFSVEDIAGHFWSESPADEEEESSTSSSAPRKKNNNNNNNDNNQKSMNRSMSEWAFQCFLQQETTSSSLPPPPPESTYNNAAAGADDIIKDQQNDNKDDDDEIKVKQDNNNQSTPLPRPPRTLDGPPNVPIDSEEYQEYLKSRLDLACAAVALTRASSVKPQDFAALPDNGSQASITSQLGHQPSSKDFDTKLPGKDGNGPVAIPSLPAIQKKPTIPVKSATSGSSRELSDDDELDGDTETTQNMDPTDVKRVRRMLSNRESARRSRRRKQAHLTELETQVSQLRVENSSLLKRLTDISQKYNEAAVDNRVLKADVETMRAKVKMAEESVKRITGFNPMVQAMSDMSTMGPIPSYSCSPSDASADTTVPVRDDMKHQSFYQGQPTPPATNHHIPNTQVPQNTMVNLPPVENVQHPNAVISEVGQQKIGRTASMQRVASLEHLQKRFRGDVGGSSCGTTQGGGDR
- the LOC122587036 gene encoding light-inducible protein CPRF2-like isoform X1; the protein is MDRMFSVEDIAGHFWSESPADEEEESSTSSSAPRKKNNNNNNNDNNQKSMNRSMSEWAFQCFLQQETTSSSLPPPPPESTYNNAAAGADDIIKDQQNDNKDDDDEIKVKQDNNNQSTPLPRPPRTLDGPPNVPIDSEEYQEYLKSRLDLACAAVALTRASSVKPQDFAALPDNGSQASITSQLGHQPSSKVSDFDTKLPGKDGNGPVAIPSLPAIQKKPTIPVKSATSGSSRELSDDDELDGDTETTQNMDPTDVKRVRRMLSNRESARRSRRRKQAHLTELETQVSQLRVENSSLLKRLTDISQKYNEAAVDNRVLKADVETMRAKVKMAEESVKRITGFNPMVQAMSDMSTMGPIPSYSCSPSDASADTTVPVRDDMKHQSFYQGQPTPPATNHHIPNTQVPQNTMVNLPPVENVQHPNAVISEVGQQKIGRTASMQRVASLEHLQKRFRGDVGGSSCGTTQGGGDR